The stretch of DNA GCCTTGAAGCTCATCGGTTCTTCCTCAAGCCGCCAGCAACGGGTCGAGCTTGCCGGCCCGATCGAGCGCAAAGAGATCGTCGCAACCGCCGACATGATCGGCGCCGATGAAGATCTGCGGAAAAGTGGTACGCCCGTTCGACTTGCCGATCATCTCCTGGCGAAGATCCGGCGAAAAGGTCGCGTCGTGCTCGACATATTCGACACCCTTTTCTTCGAGAAGGGACTTGGCGCGGGTGCAATAGCCGCAGAACTGCCGTGTATAGATGGTGACGCGTACCATAATCTCTCCAGACCGATGCCGGGTATTTCTGTCATATAGGCTCGGAGAGAGCCCTTGCAAAGGTCAAAACCGTTATGTCGGTCGCACCCGCCTTGCGCAGTGTCCGGCTTGCCGCGGCGACCGTCGCCCCCGTTGTATAGACGTCGTCGATAAGGACGATGCGCTTGCCGAAAATGTCGTTTTCGCAACCCTTGGCGATCGCAAAAGCGCCCCTGACATTGTCTTCGCGCGCCTTGGCGCCAAGGCCGACCTGCTGGCTGGTGCGCTTGACGCGCATAAGCGTGGCGGCAAGCAGCGGCTTGCCCGAGAGCCTTGCCATATGGCGGGCAAGCTCTGCTGCCTGGTTGAACTTGCGCGTCAGCATACGGCTACGGTGCAGCGGCACCGGGATCAGCGCATCGCAGCTCTCGACCGTCCCGTCGGAAGCGCGCAGCATCCAGGCGGCCATCATCGGCGCCAGATCGGTGCGATCGCGATATTTGAGCCCATGAACGAGATCGCGGACGGCACGGTCGTGGGTCGCCGCCGACCGCAGCCGGTCGAAGGGCGGCGGGTTGGCGATCGCCTCAGCACTGAGGATGCCGGCGCCGAGATCATGCAAGAAGGGAATGCCGAGCACCTCGCAATAGGGCCGTTCGATGAAGCGGATACCGGACCAGCATTTCGCGCAGAGCCCGCGATGGCCGCCGGTCGAAATGCCGCAGACCGAGCAGGCGGGTGGATAAAAGAAATCAGCAAGCGCCGAAAACGGCCGCAAGAGATGCGTCCGCAGGAACTCTGACGGTTTTTCGATGTTGATCAGGCCCATGCCGCAGAGACTAGCGTGTTCTTCGCGAAAGGAAAATCGTCTTGCCGCACAGGCGGCACGAGACTAAGGACATCGCCATGGAAACGATCTTCGACAGAGCCCTGATCGCCGCACATCGCCGCCGCGCGCTTGTAAACAACGACCCGAAAGCCGCCTTCCTGCTCGACATCGCCGCTGAGGAAATGGCCGAGAGGCTTTCCGTGGTCGAGCGGACTTTCGAGACCGCCGTCGAACTGCATGGCGCGACCGGTGCTGCCGCCCGGGCCGCACTGGCGACGGGCAAGATCGGCACGATGATCCGCGTCGAAAGCGACAAGGCCTATGCCGGGCCAGGCGAAAACTTGATCGAGGCGCCGCTCGAGGACGTGCCGCTCGAACCGCAATCGGTCAATCTCATCCTTGCGCCGCTCAGCCTGCATCTGACCAACGATACGCCGGGCGTCTTCATCCAGATCCGCCGCGCCCTGAAGCCGGATGGCCTGTTTCTGGCGGCGATCCCCGGCGCCGGCACGTTGCAGGAACTGCGCGAGGTGCTGCTGGCCGCCGAGGTCGAGATGACGGGTGGCGCAAGCCCGCGTGTCATTCCCTTCGCTGATGTGCGCGATGTCGGCAATCTCATGCAACGCGCCGGCTTCACGCTGCCGGTGATCGACGCGGAGAACTACACGGTACGTTATGATTCGCTCTTTCCGCTGATGCGGGATCTGAGAGCGATGGGCATGAGCAATCCGCTTGCAGCCCGCGGCCGCATGCCGCTGACGCGCGCTTTCTTCCTGCGCGCAGCGGAGATCTACGCCGAACGCTATGCCGATCCCGACGGACGCATCCGCGCCACCTTCTCGATCATCTATGTCTCGGGATGGGCTGCGCACGAGAGCCAGCAAAAGCCGCTGAAGCCCGGTTCAGCCAAGGCGCGCCTCGCCGATGCGCTGAAGGTGGACGAGCACAAGCTCAGGCAGTAATGGCCGGTTGCTTCTTCAATTGACGGTCAGATTATTGTTGATCACGTTGAAGACGTCCTGCAGGCTGCCGCTGAAGATTCCTAGAGCGGAGACGAGTGCGCCACCAATGAGGGCGGCGACGAGGCCGTATTCGATCGCCGTCGCACCTCTGTTATCTGCAACAAATGCTTTCAAAAGACGCATGACCCCACCCGCTGCGCGAAACCGACAACAAACGACCAATTCCACGACCATCGGGACGATGGCCGGCATTTTTCAGCAACCGGCGCCGACGCCGTAGCCCTGGACGACGCAGACCGAGCCGGGCGTATCCTGGAGGACGCTGCGGCGGATCGTATAACGCTTGCCGCTTTCGCTCTTCGGGATCGATCCTGTCGTGATCGTATCGAAATCCGCCGGAGCACTGGCAAAGACGCTTTTCTTCGAGGAATCCGCAAGCATTGGCGTCAGGATGAGCGTCAACGCGACCACTGCCGTGCCGAACAGAAGGGCGATATTCAGCGCACCCGTCCTGCGCGAGGCAGACGAGGCCCGTTCCTTTTCCCGGACAGCTTTCCAGAAATCATCGTCCATGACGTCAAGCCTTTTAATACACGCACGCCAGATGCTTGATTGAGGCCGATCTTTGGCAGAAGGTGTTAAACGATCCATTAATATCCACAGCCGAAAATGGCGTGGCACAATAATAATCAGACAATGCTAAAGTAAATCCTGCAACATCGGGATGAGCGGCTCGTCGGCCGGCGGCATCGGATAATCGCGCAACGCCTGCGGGCGCACCCATTTCAGCGCCTGACCCTCGCGGCCCTGGGGAATGCCCTCATAGCGCCGGCAGATATAAAGCGGCATCAAAAGGTGGAAGGTCTCGTAGGAGTGGCTGGCGAAGGTCAGCGGCGCCAGGCAGGCGATCTTGGTGTTGATGCCGAGTTCTTCCTCGAGCTCGCGCACCAGCGTTTCCTCCGGCGTCTCACCCGGCTCGACCTTGCCGCCGGGAAACTCCCAGAGCCCGGCGAGCGACTTTCCCTCGGGGCGCTGTGCCAACAGGATACGCCCGTCGGCATCGATCAGCGCACAGGCGGCGACCAGCAATATCTTCCGGCCCGCCTCGCTCATCGCGGCTCCTTTTGCCAATAGCAATAATGATAGGCGTCGCGAAAACCGAGGCGCTCATAAAGTGCGATGGCCGGGCGGTTGGACAGCTTCACCTGCAGCCAGGCCGAACGGGCGCTGCGCATGCGCGCCCAGCGTAGCGCCGAGGTCAGGATTTCGATGCCGAGCCCCTCGCGCCGCCGCGCCTCGGAGACCGAAAGCGACATGATGCCGGCGAGGTCGTTGTCCTGGACGCAGAGCACGGTCGCAAGCGGGCCGTCCGCCGCGTTCTCGATCATGAACAGGCCGGATGGCGGCTTGATCGCCGAAATGATCTCGGCAAGCGCCGGCTTCAGCCTCGGTGGCGCCTGGTCGACGGCGAGGTTGGCGTCGACGAAACGGCCGACATCATGGGTCGGCAGGTGATCGAGCGTATCCGGCAGCTCTGCCTCGGCAAGGTCGCAGGTCATCACCACCGTATCGTCGAAGCGCGTCCAGTTCTGCGCGCGCAGAAGTTCGATTAGCACCGGCGAGGCAAGCGGCGTCTGGCGGACCACGGCGGCGCGGCCATAGGCTTCAAACTTCCGGCTCGCCTTTTCCAGGCGGATTTCGACGTCGCGATGATCCGAAGGATCGAGCGGCACGATCGAGTTCAGCCGGTTGGACGGGTGACCGGCCGTCAGCCGTACCTGCCAGCTGCCATCATATTGCACGGATGCCGCCGGCCAGGCGCGGAAGCCGACGGCCTCCAGCCTGCGCACCAGCGGCAGATTGTGTGAGGAAATGGATGCCTGCGCCAATGAACGATCAGCTCCGATAGTCGCCATTGATGGCAACATATTCCTTGGTGAGGTCGCAGGTCCAGACCGTTGCCGTGCCGGCGCCGAGCCCGATATCGACTTTGACGGGGATATCCTGCGCCTTCATGACGTCCGAGGCGGCCGCCTCGGAATAATCGGGATCACGCTCGCCGTTGACGGCGACCCGGATATCGCCGAACCAGATGGCGAGCCGGTCGCGATCGGCCATCTCGCCGGATTTACCGACGGCCATGACGATACGGCCCCAATTGGCGTCTTCGCCGGCGGCCGCGGTCTTGACCAGTGGCGAATTGGCAATCGACAGCGCGATGCGCTTGGCGGCGGCATCGCTCTCGGCACCCGTCACGGTGATTTCGAGCATCTTGGTGGCGCCCTCGCCATCGCGCACCACCTGTAGCGACAGATCCTTCAGCACTTCGTTGAGTGCGGCCCGGAAGGCGGCAAGGCGCGGGTCGTCGGCGCGTTCGATGCGGGCCTGACCGTCCTCGGCCGCAGCACCCGTCGCAAACAGCATCAGTGTGTCCGAGGTGGAGGTGTCGCTATCGACGGTCATGGAATTGAACGTCGGGCCGACGCCGTCAGACAGAAGCGCCTGCAACGCGGCAGGCGCGATGTCGGCATCGGTGACGACGAAGGAGAGCATCGTCGCCATATCGGGCGCGATCATGCCGGCGCCCTTGGCGATACCGTTGATCGTCACGGCCACGCCGCCGATCTCGGCGCTGCGGGTCGAAACCTTCGGATAGGTGTCGGTCGTCATGATCGCCTTGGCGGCCTCGAACCAGAAATCGCCGGTCGCTTCGCCCTGCATCCCATCCAGAACGCCTGCGAATTTGGTGGCATCGAGCGGCTCGCCGATGACCCCGGTCGAGGCCAGATAGACCTCGTTTTCGGCGCAGCCGACGGCACCGGCAGCCGACTTCGCCGTCAGCGCGGTCGCCTGGCGGCCCTTCAGGCCGGTGAAGGCATTGGCATTGCCTGAGTTGACGACGACGGCGCGGGCGCTGCCATGGGAGAGATTGGCCCGGCAGAAATCCACCGGCGCCGACGGGCACTTCGAGCGGGTAAAAACGCCCGCAACAGCCGCCGGCCTGTCGAAGACCATCAGCAGCACGTCGGTCCGGTTCTTGTACTTGATGCCTGCGGAAGCCGTCGCCATGCGCACACCGCGCAACGGTGGCATCGAGACGAAGGATTTCGGAGCGAGCGGAGAGACGGAACCGGACATGATGAGACCTGCCAATGAGCATTTCCAGGCGAAATGGAAACCGGTTCGCCGTCCGGAAATGCGACAACAAACG from Rhizobium leguminosarum bv. trifolii WSM1325 encodes:
- a CDS encoding putative methyltransferase protein (KEGG: rec:RHECIAT_CH0004032 putative methyltransferase protein), whose amino-acid sequence is METIFDRALIAAHRRRALVNNDPKAAFLLDIAAEEMAERLSVVERTFETAVELHGATGAAARAALATGKIGTMIRVESDKAYAGPGENLIEAPLEDVPLEPQSVNLILAPLSLHLTNDTPGVFIQIRRALKPDGLFLAAIPGAGTLQELREVLLAAEVEMTGGASPRVIPFADVRDVGNLMQRAGFTLPVIDAENYTVRYDSLFPLMRDLRAMGMSNPLAARGRMPLTRAFFLRAAEIYAERYADPDGRIRATFSIIYVSGWAAHESQQKPLKPGSAKARLADALKVDEHKLRQ
- a CDS encoding arginine biosynthesis bifunctional protein ArgJ (KEGG: rec:RHECIAT_CH0004037 glutamate N-acetyltransferase/amino-acid N-acetyltransferase protein~TIGRFAM: arginine biosynthesis bifunctional protein ArgJ~PFAM: arginine biosynthesis protein ArgJ), with the protein product MSGSVSPLAPKSFVSMPPLRGVRMATASAGIKYKNRTDVLLMVFDRPAAVAGVFTRSKCPSAPVDFCRANLSHGSARAVVVNSGNANAFTGLKGRQATALTAKSAAGAVGCAENEVYLASTGVIGEPLDATKFAGVLDGMQGEATGDFWFEAAKAIMTTDTYPKVSTRSAEIGGVAVTINGIAKGAGMIAPDMATMLSFVVTDADIAPAALQALLSDGVGPTFNSMTVDSDTSTSDTLMLFATGAAAEDGQARIERADDPRLAAFRAALNEVLKDLSLQVVRDGEGATKMLEITVTGAESDAAAKRIALSIANSPLVKTAAAGEDANWGRIVMAVGKSGEMADRDRLAIWFGDIRVAVNGERDPDYSEAAASDVMKAQDIPVKVDIGLGAGTATVWTCDLTKEYVAINGDYRS
- a CDS encoding competence protein F (phosphoribosyltransferase protein) (KEGG: rec:RHECIAT_CH0004031 competence protein F (phosphoribosyltransferase protein)), whose product is MGLINIEKPSEFLRTHLLRPFSALADFFYPPACSVCGISTGGHRGLCAKCWSGIRFIERPYCEVLGIPFLHDLGAGILSAEAIANPPPFDRLRSAATHDRAVRDLVHGLKYRDRTDLAPMMAAWMLRASDGTVESCDALIPVPLHRSRMLTRKFNQAAELARHMARLSGKPLLAATLMRVKRTSQQVGLGAKAREDNVRGAFAIAKGCENDIFGKRIVLIDDVYTTGATVAAASRTLRKAGATDITVLTFARALSEPI
- a CDS encoding glutaredoxin 3 (TIGRFAM: glutaredoxin 3~PFAM: glutaredoxin~KEGG: rec:RHECIAT_CH0004030 glutaredoxin protein), giving the protein MVRVTIYTRQFCGYCTRAKSLLEEKGVEYVEHDATFSPDLRQEMIGKSNGRTTFPQIFIGADHVGGCDDLFALDRAGKLDPLLAA
- a CDS encoding conserved hypothetical protein (KEGG: ret:RHE_CH03765 hypothetical protein) translates to MDDDFWKAVREKERASSASRRTGALNIALLFGTAVVALTLILTPMLADSSKKSVFASAPADFDTITTGSIPKSESGKRYTIRRSVLQDTPGSVCVVQGYGVGAGC
- a CDS encoding GCN5-related N-acetyltransferase (PFAM: GCN5-related N-acetyltransferase~KEGG: rec:RHECIAT_CH0004036 putative acetyltransferase protein), which gives rise to MATIGADRSLAQASISSHNLPLVRRLEAVGFRAWPAASVQYDGSWQVRLTAGHPSNRLNSIVPLDPSDHRDVEIRLEKASRKFEAYGRAAVVRQTPLASPVLIELLRAQNWTRFDDTVVMTCDLAEAELPDTLDHLPTHDVGRFVDANLAVDQAPPRLKPALAEIISAIKPPSGLFMIENAADGPLATVLCVQDNDLAGIMSLSVSEARRREGLGIEILTSALRWARMRSARSAWLQVKLSNRPAIALYERLGFRDAYHYCYWQKEPR
- a CDS encoding mutator MutT protein (TIGRFAM: mutator MutT protein~PFAM: NUDIX hydrolase~KEGG: ret:RHE_CH03766 NTP pyrophosphohydrolase protein), with amino-acid sequence MSEAGRKILLVAACALIDADGRILLAQRPEGKSLAGLWEFPGGKVEPGETPEETLVRELEEELGINTKIACLAPLTFASHSYETFHLLMPLYICRRYEGIPQGREGQALKWVRPQALRDYPMPPADEPLIPMLQDLL
- a CDS encoding Flp/Fap pilin component (PFAM: Flp/Fap pilin component~KEGG: rec:RHECIAT_CH0004033 putative pilus component protein), producing MRLLKAFVADNRGATAIEYGLVAALIGGALVSALGIFSGSLQDVFNVINNNLTVN